Proteins encoded within one genomic window of Arachis ipaensis cultivar K30076 chromosome B08, Araip1.1, whole genome shotgun sequence:
- the LOC107613331 gene encoding serine/threonine-protein phosphatase 7 isoform X5 encodes MDPHKERIKTGCHKILDGINSMSLVNLDDQQVHSLVMMREIARGVVDDQNRKVTRNDVIRALRRSILKMVCASRDIIRLLSRMSYEGLDDQQMNLVLRMKEIAHRIIDKQPRVAITRPNLLVEQVALLDEGMRDSPVVESSKIGDALIDGDQSMSNDDDMLDVEHVLRFENGMNVAQESLSPSCFQQFLLWPPDDCITLEWVQDMMSTFEHVSQKVLPSAFCNIVPTILVDKLTDAASSILCEEPNCVEVDCEGEDSRVIVVGDIHGQFHDLLSLFKHAGVPSESQFYVFNGNYVGKGAWGIEVLLVLLAWKVLMPHRIYLLCGNHESRYYTGRYGFENEVWTKYGKQGEYVYNKFLECFKVLPLASVIANCVYTTHGGFFRSKHSAPSRKPKHRKTQRVDLGSLAELSEVKRARIGSPYEGPNILLTDILWSKPSKRNGLRENAGRKYGLWWGPDCTEAFLKRHNLKLIIRSHEGPDARAGQDDFGNMMIGYSLDHDVESGKLYTLFSAPDYPQFGQKRYNNEGAYAILQSPDFASPSFFSFKAAERPTVDPYVDSDADEMDLRAPSSSQIVCLNLCLLCFSKTISRWLETHF; translated from the exons ATGGATCCTCACAAAGAGAGAATTAAGACTGGATGCCACAAAATCCTGGACGGAATAAACTCAATGTCTTTGGTGAATTTAGATGACCAGCAAGtccattccttggtaatgatgaGAGAAATTGCACGCGGTGTTGTTGATGATCAAAATAGGAAG GTGACTAGGAATGATGTGATTCGTGCCTTGCGCCGCAGCATCTTGAAAATG GTGTGTGCATCGAGGGATATCATTCGATTATTGAGTAGGATGTCTTACGAAGGCTTGGATGACCAACAGATGAATTTAGTGTTGAGAATGAAAGAAATTGCTCATCGGATTATTGATAAACAGCCTAGAGTTGCAATAACCAGGCCTAATTTACTTGTAGAACAA GTTGCACTTTTGGATGAAGGGATGAGAGATAGTCCTGTTGTTGAGTCGAGTAAGATCGGGGATGCTCTGATTGATGGGGATCAAAGCATGAGTAATGATGATGATATGTTAGATGTGGAACATGTTTTAAGATTTGAAAATGGGATGAATGTTGCACAGGAGTCTCTATCGCCATCATGCTTCCAGCAATTTCTTCTGTGGCCTCCTGACGATTGCATCACTTTAGAATGGGTTCAAGATATGATGTCCACATTTGAGCACGTTTCACAGAAGGTGTTGCCATCTGCATTTTGTAATATTGTGCCAACCATTTTGGTGGATAAGTTGACAGATGCTGCTTCCAGTATTTTATGTGAGGAACCAAATTGTGTGGAGGTTGACTGTGAAGGAGAAGATTCAAGGGTCATCGTAGTAGGCGATATACATGGGCAGTTTCATGATTTATTGTCTCTTTTCAAGCATGCAGGAGTGCCCTCGGAGAgccaattttatgttttcaatgGGAATTATGTAGGTAAAGGAGCTTGGGGCATTGAAGTACTTTTGGTCTTGCTAGCTTGGAAG GTGTTGATGCCTCACAGAATATATCTGCTCTGTGGAAATCATGAATCAAGATATTACACTGGAAGGTATGGTTTTGAGAACGAAGTATGGACCAAATATGGTAAACAAGGAGAATATGTATACAACAAATTTTTGGAGTGCTTCAAGGTGCTTCCGTTAGCTTCAGTTATAGCAAACTGTGTTTATACTACTCATGGAGGGTTTTTCCGTAGCAAACATTCTGCTCCTTCACGAAAGCCAAAACATAGGAAGACACAAAGGGTGGATCTTGGTTCTTTGGCTGAGTTATCTGAAGTTAAAAGAGCTCGTATTGGTTCCCCTTATGAAGGTCCTAATATATTATTGACTGACATCCTCTGGTCAAAACCATCTAAAAGGAATGGTCTAAGGGAGAATGCAGGTCGAAAGTATGGTTTATGGTGGGGTCCTGATTGCACTGAGGCTTTCTTAAAACGACACAATTTAAag CTGATCATCAGATCACATGAAGGGCCTGATGCAAGGGCTGGTCAGGATGATTTTGGGAACATGATGATTGGATATAGCTTGGATCACGATGTAGAATCAGGAAAGCTATATACACTTTTTAGTGCTCCAGACTACCCACAG TTTGGTCAAAAGAGATATAATAATGAAGGAGCATATGCAATATTGCAGTCTCCAGATTTTGCAAGTCCTTCCTTTTTCTCATTCAAAGCTGCAGAAAGACCAACG GTGGATCCTTATGTTGATTCTGATGCTGATGAGATGGACTTGCGTGCGCCAAGTTCTTCCCAAATAGTAT GCCTCAACCTCTGCCTTCTGTGCTTCTCAAAGACCATATCCAGGTGGCTCGAGACCCATTTTTGA
- the LOC107613331 gene encoding serine/threonine-protein phosphatase 7 isoform X6, with product MDPHKERIKTGCHKILDGINSMSLVNLDDQQVHSLVMMREIARGVVDDQNRKVTRNDVIRALRRSILKMVCASRDIIRLLSRMSYEGLDDQQMNLVLRMKEIAHRIIDKQPRVAITRPNLLVEQVALLDEGMRDSPVVESSKIGDALIDGDQSMSNDDDMLDVEHVLRFENGMNVAQESLSPSCFQQFLLWPPDDCITLEWVQDMMSTFEHVSQKVLPSAFCNIVPTILVDKLTDAASSILCEEPNCVEVDCEGEDSRVIVVGDIHGQFHDLLSLFKHAGVPSESQFYVFNGNYVGKGAWGIEVLLVLLAWKVLMPHRIYLLCGNHESRYYTGRYGFENEVWTKYGKQGEYVYNKFLECFKVLPLASVIANCVYTTHGGFFRSKHSAPSRKPKHRKTQRVDLGSLAELSEVKRARIGSPYEGPNILLTDILWSKPSKRNGLRENAGRKYGLWWGPDCTEAFLKRHNLKLIIRSHEGPDARAGQDDFGNMMIGYSLDHDVESGKLYTLFSAPDYPQFGQKRYNNEGAYAILQSPDFASPSFFSFKAAERPTVDPYVDSDADEMDLRAPSSSQIVYKMPRT from the exons ATGGATCCTCACAAAGAGAGAATTAAGACTGGATGCCACAAAATCCTGGACGGAATAAACTCAATGTCTTTGGTGAATTTAGATGACCAGCAAGtccattccttggtaatgatgaGAGAAATTGCACGCGGTGTTGTTGATGATCAAAATAGGAAG GTGACTAGGAATGATGTGATTCGTGCCTTGCGCCGCAGCATCTTGAAAATG GTGTGTGCATCGAGGGATATCATTCGATTATTGAGTAGGATGTCTTACGAAGGCTTGGATGACCAACAGATGAATTTAGTGTTGAGAATGAAAGAAATTGCTCATCGGATTATTGATAAACAGCCTAGAGTTGCAATAACCAGGCCTAATTTACTTGTAGAACAA GTTGCACTTTTGGATGAAGGGATGAGAGATAGTCCTGTTGTTGAGTCGAGTAAGATCGGGGATGCTCTGATTGATGGGGATCAAAGCATGAGTAATGATGATGATATGTTAGATGTGGAACATGTTTTAAGATTTGAAAATGGGATGAATGTTGCACAGGAGTCTCTATCGCCATCATGCTTCCAGCAATTTCTTCTGTGGCCTCCTGACGATTGCATCACTTTAGAATGGGTTCAAGATATGATGTCCACATTTGAGCACGTTTCACAGAAGGTGTTGCCATCTGCATTTTGTAATATTGTGCCAACCATTTTGGTGGATAAGTTGACAGATGCTGCTTCCAGTATTTTATGTGAGGAACCAAATTGTGTGGAGGTTGACTGTGAAGGAGAAGATTCAAGGGTCATCGTAGTAGGCGATATACATGGGCAGTTTCATGATTTATTGTCTCTTTTCAAGCATGCAGGAGTGCCCTCGGAGAgccaattttatgttttcaatgGGAATTATGTAGGTAAAGGAGCTTGGGGCATTGAAGTACTTTTGGTCTTGCTAGCTTGGAAG GTGTTGATGCCTCACAGAATATATCTGCTCTGTGGAAATCATGAATCAAGATATTACACTGGAAGGTATGGTTTTGAGAACGAAGTATGGACCAAATATGGTAAACAAGGAGAATATGTATACAACAAATTTTTGGAGTGCTTCAAGGTGCTTCCGTTAGCTTCAGTTATAGCAAACTGTGTTTATACTACTCATGGAGGGTTTTTCCGTAGCAAACATTCTGCTCCTTCACGAAAGCCAAAACATAGGAAGACACAAAGGGTGGATCTTGGTTCTTTGGCTGAGTTATCTGAAGTTAAAAGAGCTCGTATTGGTTCCCCTTATGAAGGTCCTAATATATTATTGACTGACATCCTCTGGTCAAAACCATCTAAAAGGAATGGTCTAAGGGAGAATGCAGGTCGAAAGTATGGTTTATGGTGGGGTCCTGATTGCACTGAGGCTTTCTTAAAACGACACAATTTAAag CTGATCATCAGATCACATGAAGGGCCTGATGCAAGGGCTGGTCAGGATGATTTTGGGAACATGATGATTGGATATAGCTTGGATCACGATGTAGAATCAGGAAAGCTATATACACTTTTTAGTGCTCCAGACTACCCACAG TTTGGTCAAAAGAGATATAATAATGAAGGAGCATATGCAATATTGCAGTCTCCAGATTTTGCAAGTCCTTCCTTTTTCTCATTCAAAGCTGCAGAAAGACCAACG GTGGATCCTTATGTTGATTCTGATGCTGATGAGATGGACTTGCGTGCGCCAAGTTCTTCCCAAATAGTAT ACAAAATGCCCAGAACATGA